A portion of the Gloeomargarita sp. SRBZ-1_bins_9 genome contains these proteins:
- a CDS encoding N-acetylmuramoyl-L-alanine amidase, which translates to MGEAKGCEVRFWGGWGTVGLVVAGLALPGWAQATLQSWRYDAQRQQLHFQTDHPTQPQVQVVGQQRVVIDLPATRWPYPPVEQSFGSTTVRVAQYQPEVVRLVVALPQVISTDQVRLQLQGQGWSVDWSRPPGVRTVLQAAQRQGQGILLHLSGPAVGGRVTRSLDRQWLYVDLPNTGLSRELQNQTRPYNLRAEITSTGHTRLMLEVRTGDPDWQLVRVPQGLLLRPAPVVTRPPGSTPNRSRFVVFLDPGHGGSDPGAIGRGGIREKDIVLDISRRVARLLEAQGVRTVLSRNRDVDMDLAPRVALAERVRATVFVSLHANALHLSRPDVNGVETYYYQTGQWLARSIHKNVLRQTNARDRGVRQARFYVLRRSSMRATLVEVGYVTGAEDAPRLAHPTYRQQIAQGISQGIIRYLDNLARQQMK; encoded by the coding sequence CGGGGCTGGCTCTGCCGGGGTGGGCCCAGGCGACGTTGCAATCCTGGCGGTATGACGCCCAAAGGCAGCAGTTGCACTTCCAAACGGACCACCCTACCCAACCCCAGGTGCAGGTGGTGGGGCAACAGCGGGTGGTCATTGACCTGCCGGCAACCCGTTGGCCCTATCCCCCGGTTGAGCAGTCCTTCGGTTCGACGACGGTGCGGGTCGCCCAGTATCAACCGGAAGTCGTGCGGTTGGTGGTGGCCTTGCCGCAGGTTATTAGCACTGACCAGGTGCGGTTACAACTCCAGGGCCAGGGATGGTCGGTGGACTGGTCAAGGCCCCCAGGGGTCAGGACCGTGCTCCAAGCGGCCCAGCGCCAGGGGCAAGGGATTTTACTGCACCTCAGCGGTCCGGCGGTGGGGGGACGCGTAACCCGCTCCCTCGACCGGCAATGGTTGTATGTGGATTTACCCAACACCGGCCTCAGTAGGGAATTGCAAAACCAAACCCGTCCCTACAACCTGCGGGCGGAAATCACCAGCACTGGTCACACCCGGCTGATGCTCGAAGTCCGCACCGGCGACCCGGATTGGCAGCTCGTCAGGGTCCCCCAGGGTCTGTTACTGCGACCCGCACCGGTCGTTACTCGTCCCCCGGGGAGCACCCCCAACCGCTCCCGTTTTGTGGTGTTTCTCGACCCGGGTCATGGGGGCAGCGATCCCGGGGCCATTGGTCGGGGGGGGATCCGTGAAAAAGACATCGTCCTGGACATCAGTCGGCGGGTGGCTCGTCTGTTAGAGGCCCAAGGGGTGCGCACAGTGTTGTCTCGCAATCGGGATGTAGATATGGATTTGGCACCCCGGGTGGCTTTGGCGGAACGGGTCAGGGCCACCGTGTTCGTCAGCCTTCACGCCAATGCGCTGCACCTGAGCCGTCCCGATGTCAACGGCGTAGAAACCTACTACTACCAAACGGGACAATGGCTGGCCCGCAGTATTCACAAAAACGTTTTGCGACAAACCAATGCACGGGATCGGGGCGTTCGCCAGGCCCGTTTTTACGTCCTGCGCCGGAGTTCTATGCGGGCGACGTTGGTGGAGGTGGGCTATGTCACCGGTGCCGAGGACGCTCCCCGTCTGGCTCATCCCACCTATCGGCAGCAAATTGCCCAGGGCATTAGCCAAGGCATTATTCGTTACCTGGACAACCTGGCCCGCCAACAAATGAAGTAG